Sequence from the Chloroflexota bacterium genome:
GCGTCACCCCTGCGCTCAGGTACGCGGCTACCTTGTGTGCCACGACGTCGCTCGGGTTCGCCTCCACGGTGATCTCGCGGCCGATCCCGTCTCCAAATTGCACGCGGCATGCCTCGATCACGCGCTCGAGTCGGACCGGCGTAAGGAGGCTGGGCGTTCCGCCACCGAAATACAGACTGTGGGCGGCGCGTCGCGGGGTCTGGGTGATGTGGCGACACAGGGCGTCGACGTACACGTCGACGAGGCGGAAGTCGTGGGCTTGCTTGTCGAAATCGCAATACGGGCAAATGGAGGCGCACCAGGGAATGTGAACATACACGCCAATGGTCGGGCTGCCATTGCGCTCGCGGGCGATCAGCGCCGACGGGTGGGGGCTGGATTCGACCGCGCGAGGCGCGCCGGCCGACGGTACGGAGGTGGGGTCACTGAATGCGTGCACACCGGAACTATACGGGGCGCCGCCGCCAGATGATGAGGCGAAGAAGATCTCGCCGCCGCGTCGCCCGAACGCGGTGCGCCGCGCTCTCAGCGGTCGTGGCGCCGGAGGTGGCTGTGGGCAGCGGGCATCCGATAACGCTAGACTTGGCCCCGTTGGAACGACGCGAACGCCGTTGCGCGCGGGGATGTGCCACCGTCGGCGTCCGCTCACGCCCGCGGGGGCTGGACGTGGTCGGATGCCGGGGCCGCCCCTCGCAGATCGAAGGAGAACGCCGATGCGGGTGGATGCCGACGCGCACGTGGACGAAACCGAGGCGACCTGGGACTACCTGGAGGACGGCGATCGTTTCAAGCCGATCAGCATTGATCCGGGTGTCCCGACCGTGCCCGGGGACAGGCGGCCGCACCGCCGATGGGTTATCGACGGCCGCTTCGGCGTGCGCCGCTGGCGCGACGACAAGCGTACGGGGACGACTCAGGTTACTCGCGAGTTGGTCGATATCGATGCCCGCCTCCGTCACATGGACGAGCTACGCATCGACGTGCAGGTCATCTACCCGACGTTCATGCTGTACGGGATTAGCTGGCCCGAAGGCCTGACGCAACCCGAAGCGGAGCTGGCGCTCGCCCGGTCGTACAACCGGTGGCTGGGCACGAGAACGGCGGAGAGCCGCGGGCGCCTGCGTTGGGTCGCGGTCACGCCGACGTCGACGATGGACAAGGCGCTGGACGAAGTGCGCTGGGCCAAGGACCACGGCGCGTGCGGCGTGATGCCGCGCGGCGAGGTCGCCAAGCGGCGCTCGGCCAGCGACCCCTACTTCTTCCCGCTGTATCAAGAAGCGGCGGCCCTCGACCTGCCCATCTGCTT
This genomic interval carries:
- a CDS encoding amidohydrolase family protein; amino-acid sequence: MRVDADAHVDETEATWDYLEDGDRFKPISIDPGVPTVPGDRRPHRRWVIDGRFGVRRWRDDKRTGTTQVTRELVDIDARLRHMDELRIDVQVIYPTFMLYGISWPEGLTQPEAELALARSYNRWLGTRTAESRGRLRWVAVTPTSTMDKALDEVRWAKDHGACGVMPRGEVAKRRSASDPYFFPLYQEAAALDLPICFHQGSGSGPHLFTQLVTARIPEKFPSLRVGWIETGASWVPYLCTDLQAKDRRLHPLHLKEDLFRSYRFYVTCESTDDIPYILRFGTEDSLMVGTDYSHADQASEIDALDIVEQRAAQGEFSTEIARKILDDNPRRFYGL